A stretch of the Aphis gossypii isolate Hap1 chromosome 2, ASM2018417v2, whole genome shotgun sequence genome encodes the following:
- the LOC114130954 gene encoding protein piccolo-like gives MKGWRLVVLLCTALLSEPVRPQNKWSRPETAAKRVDDWIPITAACPSCQKNLESSDEAGGVDEVGRLLNPPAAPSGRAFNFNTKQNNFNRAPAGEPYEITTPAATSAQFFSQQQPPKIPQPVHFPVPFFGQQNPFQGRFQGLPNFQPQFTFLPQQQIQPVPKENKVTFPESPFIQQQNKGSVQLVYVPIEALQRQKPRLQADRPIPQQSQIETKTQSPFETGKLKFQRPPQPFEPQFPIPQQFEQQSNRFAPPPPPPSFEQNTGRFPPPSQLFEQGKPSFQNQLKEQRPEFLPQNEQPAGPQSFQFVEDARNPPSNFFQFHDNRFQKPSFEDKPKEVKPQGQQTFTPNSDESRQESTQNFVSNFDGNRPRQGPPPPPQNFQSNFEETRPRQEPRPQGAQPNFQETRLKQELPPTNFVPKFEEPKLEPQQQFVPNFQETTRPRQEQSTPPQFIPKFEEPKLEPQQQFVPNFQETRPGQELPPPPQFVPKFEEAKLQSQPQFIPNFQENRPRQELPPPPQFVPKFEEPKLEPQQQFVPNFQEIPQQVTAQQTFTPNFESLRPKPEVQQNVVPNFQETRPKQEPQAPFVPKFEEVKQISKPKVQLSQPSTLAPQLSFNSPSQTEKVIQTSSTPYPPPHQPPLSVYMEKRLDNKINEVLTILKDAKTIPVLDTIGNRSPKVFVGPSDLDAPRGYVKFALPYLSSLDITKIDSMVDRLPFFVAPLNFKPPPGYAKIPFPPPHIGSVVVSSKSPVVSSSTEFNPFKLTSQLPTEVNSLQPSVSSTTQRGTERAQPSTDVTPTTPKRNRQRKPLHRGSLTSFSTTTPLNDITERQKDQFTTPAELQKLPEISTPVNDKQQFLESTPTSIRQKFSRKPVEQQQTVFETTQSPVFENTQKQQFENTQQQQFESSQQQQFNNIQQQQFDNTQQQQQFDNIPSQQFFADQQVPQNQQNYLDTLNSWPQQEQQQFFNNQQPSQQPFFENNQQLLDNPTQTTQEQISSNPQSLNDLNNPERNQQQFISSSTEKQIYKNFQQVQPLSQYQVGNNFLNQQQSSTEQVQSASNPPQTISEEPLTVATLSPTDTPKLRQRLSYYDKLQSTSTQVPVEVPSTQNIIESSEKPKERTKLRPRQRLTTTKRPTTESSSASEEVSEQTAETSTQRYNPLKRRRPVTTTTTTETIETTRNPLRSRTTQASRSEFVRSRSSRRPTTTPTTTTTTTTEAAPVQQFQEEVQPTVQQDEQKKIEEAASFWNEPVTVQQSHGYELDTRYTQAPSGPDSKFSSGEPPADEDLSKEKHYHNSSNDKKAHDPNVEKKTPGRRGHWVRVRVKKPQDNLDTAESQNSLGPIAANAIHDLVTKPTTELGVSSTSAPEKLSTTTTTTTVAPTTITASVTTDNSQKQFSMTTVSDNAEVVMTTTEEERPAETTQTPEASPPVAKYPDDEQDEAFQRNLADMLAKFISGGGDEPRADTATVSTAAEDSTVDLVAETESTDPTVVTAAAVTELPIAPVTSTTTKVSMETEICYKGRCVKSKKNKQITDLVSEP, from the coding sequence ATGAAAGGGTGGAGATTGGTCGTGCTTCTCTGCACGGCCTTGTTGAGTGAACCAGTACGACCACAAAACAAATGGAGTCGACCTGAGACTGCTGCAAAACGTGTTGATGATTGGATACCTATAACGGCAGCATGTCCGTCGTGTCAAAAGAATTTGGAATCTAGTGACGAAGCAGGTGGTGTTGATGAAGTCGGACGTCTATTAAATCCACCGGCCGCACCATCCGGACgtgcatttaattttaatactaagcAAAACAATTTCAACCGAGCTCCGGCTGGTGAACCGTACGAAATCACTACACCGGCGGCAACGTCAGCTCAGTTCTTCAGCCAACAACAGCCACCAAAAATACCACAACCTGTGCACTTCCCGGTACCATTTTTTGGCCAACAGAACCCGTTCCAAGGTAGATTTCAAGGGCTACCCAATTTCCAGCCACAGTTCACGTTCTTACCCCAACAACAAATTCAACCTGTACCAAAGGAAAACAAAGTGACATTCCCTGAATCACCATTCATTCAGCAACAAAACAAAGGGTCAGTTCAACTCGTGTACGTTCCTATTGAAGCTCTACAGAGGCAAAAACCCAGGTTGCAAGCCGATAGGCCGATACCGCAACAGTCACAAATTGAAACTAAGACGCAATCGCCGTTCGAGACTGGCAAACTAAAATTCCAAAGACCACCGCAACCGTTTGAACCACAGTTCCCAATTCCTCAACAATTTGAACAGCAATCCAATCGTTTTGCACCACCTCCACCACCACCGTCATTTGAACAGAATACTGGCCGTTTCCCACCACCATCACAGTTATTTGAACAAGGTAAACCAAGTTTCCAAAATCAACTGAAGGAACAACGTCCAGAGTTTTTGCCTCAAAACGAACAGCCAGCCGGTCCTCAATCATTTCAGTTTGTCGAAGATGCAAGAAACCCACCTTCcaacttttttcaatttcacgATAATAGATTCCAAAAGCCATCTTTCGAAGATAAACCAAAAGAAGTAAAACCACAAGGACAACAAACGTTTACACCCAATAGTGACGAATCTAGACAAGAGTCAACCCAAAATTTCGTTTCAAACTTTGATGGAAATCGTCCAAGACAGGGACCACCGCCACCACCACAAAATTTCCAATCAAATTTCGAAGAAACAAGACCTAGACAAGAACCACGCCCACAAGGTGCCCAACCTAATTTCCAAGAAACAAGATTAAAGCAAGAACTGCCACCGACCAATTTTGTCCCCAAATTTGAAGAACCAAAATTAGAACCTCAACAACAGTTTGTTCCTAATTTTCAAGAAACAACAAGGCCGAGACAAGAACAATCAACACCACCACAATTCATTCCCAAATTTGAGGAACCAAAATTAGAACCACAACAACAATTTGTACCTAATTTCCAAGAAACTAGGCCGGGACAAGAATTACCACCACCGCCACAGTTCGTTCCCAAATTTGAAGAAGCAAAATTACAATCTCAACCACAATTTATTCCCAATTTCCAAGAAAATAGACCAAGACAAGAATTACCACCACCGCCACAATTCGTACCCAAGTTTGAAGAACCAAAATTAGAACCTCAACAGCAATTTGTTCCAAACTTCCAAGAAATTCCACAGCAAGTAACAGCGCAACAAACATTCACTCCTAATTTCGAGTCTCTAAGGCCAAAACCAGAAGTTCAACAAAACGTTGTTCCTAATTTCCAAGAAACGAGGCCTAAACAAGAACCACAAGCACCTTTTGTACCAAAATTTGAAgaagtaaaacaaatatcaaaaccaAAAGTTCAACTATCGCAACCTTCGACATTAGCACCTCAACTGTCATTTAATTCACCAAGTCAGACAGAAAAAGTAATACAAACATCGTCGACGCCATATCCACCACCTCATCAACCACCACTTTCTGTTTATATGGAAAAACGATTGGATAACAAGATAAACGAAGTACTAACTATACTTAAGGATGCAAAAACTATACCAGTATTAGATACAATTGGTAACCGTTCACCCAAAGTGTTCGTCGGACCATCCGATCTCGATGCACCCAGaggttatgttaaatttgcatTGCCTTATTTGTCGTCTCTcgatataactaaaattgatTCAATGGTCGATCGTTTACCATTTTTCGTCGCTCCACTTAATTTCAAACCTCCACCAGGTTACGCAAAAATCCCATTCCCACCACCACATATAGGATCTGTTGTTGTGTCTTCCAAGTCACCAGTTGTTTCTTCTTCTACTGAATTCAATCCATTCAAACTCACGTCCCAATTGCCAACTGAGGTGAATTCTTTACAACCATCTGTATCCAGCACCACTCAACGAGGAACCGAAAGAGCTCAACCAAGCACTGATGTCACACCCACTACACCAAAACGAAATCGACAAAGAAAACCATTGCATAGGGGTTCATTGACTAGTTTTAGCACGACTACTCCCTTAAATGATATCACCGAACGGCAAAAAGATCAATTTACAACACCTGCAGAATTACAAAAGTTGCCAGAAATTTCGACTCCAGTGAAcgataaacaacaatttttggAGAGTACACCAACGTCCATTCGACAGAAGTTTTCACGAAAACCGGTAGAACAACAACAGACAGTTTTTGAAACCACACAATCACCTGTGTTTGAAAATACACAGAAACAACAGTTTGAAAACACACAGCAACAACAGTTTGAAAGCTCACAGCAACAACAGTTTAATAACATTCAGCAACAGCAGTTTGACAATAcacagcaacagcagcagtTTGATAACATACCGTCACAACAATTTTTCGCAGATCAACAAGTTCCACAAAACCAACAAAACTATTTGGACACTCTCAACTCGTGGCCTCAGCAAGAACAACAACAGTTTTTCAATAACCAACAACCAAGCCAACAGCCgttctttgaaaataatcaaCAACTTTTAGATAATCCTACTCAGACTACTCAAGAGCAAATTTCAAGTAATCCTCAATCATTAAATGATCTAAACAATCCAGAAAGAAATCAGCAACAGTTTATTTCTAGCTCTACTGAAAAacagatttataaaaactttcaaCAAGTACAACCACTTTCTCAGTACCAAGTaggtaataactttttaaatcaacaaCAGTCGTCTACGGAACAAGTTCAATCGGCATCCAATCCTCCACAAACCATATCTGAAGAACCTCTGACGGTAGCGACATTATCCCCCACAGACACGCCAAAACTTAGACAGCGCTTGTCGTATTACGATAAATTACAGTCGACATCGACCCAAGTACCAGTTGAAGTACCAAGTACTCAAAATATCATTGAATCCAGTGAAAAACCCAAAGAACGAACGAAGTTGAGGCCAAGGCAGAGATTAACTACGACGAAAAGACCCACGACCGAGTCTTCAAGCGCTTCAGAAGAAGTGTCCGAGCAGACAGCAGAAACATCGACCCAAAGGTATAATCCTCTGAAAAGACGTCGCCCAGTAACAACTACGACAACTACTGAAACGATTGAAACTACGAGAAATCCTTTGAGGTCTAGAACGACACAAGCTAGTAGATCAGAGTTCGTGCGATCGAGATCTAGCAGGAGACCAACCACCACACCGACTACAACAACCACGACGACTACAGAAGCCGCTCCTGTGCAACAGTTCCAAGAAGAAGTACAGCCGACCGTTCAACAAGATGAACAGAAGAAAATCGAAGAAGCCGCGTCATTCTGGAATGAACCAGTAACCGTACAGCAGAGTCATGGTTACGAGTTAGATACAAGGTACACGCAAGCGCCTTCCGGTCCAGACAGCAAGTTTAGTAGTGGAGAACCACCAGCGGACGAAGACTTATCAAAGGAAAAACACTATCACAACAGTAGTAATGACAAAAAAGCCCATGACCCGAACGTTGAGAAGAAAACACCAGGCCGTCGAGGCCATTGGGTCAGGGTACGAGTAAAGAAGCCACAAGACAACCTGGACACAGCTGAGTCACAAAACTCTTTAGGCCCCATTGCAGCGAACGCCATTCATGACTTAGTGACAAAACCGACCACTGAGCTCGGAGTCTCATCAACTTCCGCTCCGGAAAAACTATCTACGACCACAACTACTACCACAGTTGCACCGACAACCATAACCGCGTCCGTGACAACTGACAATAGCCAAAAGCAATTTTCGATGACTACCGTTTCTGATAACGCAGAAGTGGTGATGACGACAACGGAAGAAGAACGTCCGGCCGAAACTACTCAGACTCCAGAAGCGTCTCCACCTGTGGCCAAATATCCGGACGACGAACAAGACGAGGCATTCCAACGGAACTTGGCTGATATGCTGGCCAAATTCATCAGTGGTGGTGGTGACGAACCTCGGGCTGATACCGCAACGGTGTCTACGGCAGCTGAAGATTCGACAGTTGATTTAGTTGCTGAGACAGAGTCAACGGATCCAACCGTCGTCACCGCAGCCGCGGTCACGGAACTGCCTATCGCACCGGTCACGTCCACCACGACCAAGGTATCTATGGAGACTGAAATATGCTATAAGGGTAGGTGCGTGAAGAGCAAAAAGAACAAACAGATAACCGATCTGGTGTCTGAgccatga
- the LOC114130953 gene encoding MAU2 chromatid cohesion factor homolog — translation MASSQDAWYLSLLGLAENFRTSNRIKMCIQCLQAVFSFKPPPRVEARTHLQLGNILLQYTKNTDLARTHLEQAWLLSQSINAFDDVKFEAASVVAELYQQQNQSNLAKPILRKAVELSQHNIYWHCRLIFQLAQIHAVEKDYELASSLLGVGVDYAHISSAAYTRVLFLLSRCMLLLIDKKITEVSPLLTQAGYLVDNWQASQYQKEYLKVFFLVLQVCHYLMAGQVKSVKPCLKQLQQSILTIMQPTWPSDEVVCGSNMGDMFIWMPKEQLYVVVYLVTVMHSMQAGYMDKAQKYTDKALAQIEKLKAGDNKTPILSVFQLMLLENMVMCRLVTGNKSQALREMSQVCSICQRHPRLLNSHRPQLHMLIGLYAMSMNCMDAAEMQFTTSLRLSQERELWTFANLNLAIVYLRGKRDVELNALLDRINPETLTSHSHSLRAAAYYVQGLQSFFQARYNEAKRYLRETLKMANAEDLNRLTSCSLVLLGHIFLSLGNSRESMNMVTPAMQLASKIPDVHVQLWASAILKDLYRMCNDPVRENEALQMHSNFSQTLLKDHFQSSEMPEHALISWTDGQFPIQLKPFVSPPQHHHHLHLQQQQQLHMQQQMHLQQQSLHMQQQHMQMQSKQQNPAALGLPS, via the exons ATGGCGTCATCGCAAGACGCTTGGTACCTGTCGCTGCTGGGGCTGGCAGAAAACTTCCGGACGTCAAATCGCATCAAGATGTGCATCCAGTGCTTACAGGCAGTGTTCAGTTTCAAACCTCCGCCAAGGGTCGAAGCCCGGACCCATCTGCAGCTGGGCAACATACTTCTCCAGTACACGAAGAACACGGACCTGGCTCGGACGCACCTCGAACAAGCG TGGTTGCTGTCGCAGTCCATCAACGCGTTCGACGACGTCAAATTCGAGGCAGCCAGTGTCGTGGCCGAACTCTACCAGCAACAGAACCAATCGAATCTAGCCAAGCCCATTCTGCGGAAAGCCGTCGAACTGTCACAGCACAACATCTACTGGCACTGTAgacttatatttcaattagcC caAATACATGCAGTAGAAAAAGATTACGAATTGGCCAGCAGCTTACTTGGTGTTGGCGTCGATTATGCTCACATATCGTCAGCAGCTTATACCCGAGTACTTTTTCTACTTAGTAGATGCATg TTACTGCTTATCGACAAAAAAATCACAGAAGTTTCTCCATTATTGACCCAAGCGGGATATTTAGTTGATAACTGGCAAGCTAGCCAATatcaaaaagaatatttaaaagttttctttttagtGTTACaa gtgTGTCATTATTTGATGGCTGGACAAGTAAAGAGTGTCAAACcatgtttaaaacaattacaacaaAGTATTCTGACAATCATGCAGCCTACTTGGCCCTCCGATGAAG TTGTTTGTGGATCTAACATGGGTGATATGTTCATATGGATGCCTAAAGAACAATTATATGTTGTAGTCTATTTAGTGACTGTAATGCATAGTATGCAGGCAGGGTACATGGACAAAGCACAAAAATACACTGATAAAGCTTTGGCTCAGATTGAAAAACTAAAAG CTGGTGACAACAAAACACCAATATTGTCAGTCTTCCAATTAATGTTACTTGAAAATATGGTTATGTGTCGACTAGTAACAGGAAATAAATCACAAGCATTACGTGAGATGTCTCAAGTCTGTAGTATTTGTCAGAGACATCCACGACTTTTAAACTCTCATCGTCCTCAACTTCATATGCTTATCGGCCTATATGCAATGAGTATGAATTGTATGGATGCTGCTGAAATGCAATTTACTACTTCTTTAAGG TTGTCACAAGAACGGGAATTGTGGACATTTGCAAACCTTAACTTAGCAATTGTATACTTAAGAGGTAAAAGAGATGTTGAACTAAATGCTCTTTTAGACCGTATAAATCCAGAAACTCTAACATCGCATTCGCATAGTCTCAGAGCTGCTGCATACTATGTTCAAGGTTTGCAATCATTTTTCCAAGCCCGCTATAATGAAGCAAA GAGATACTTAagagaaacattaaaaatggcTAATGCAGAAGATTTAAACCGTCTGACGAGTTGTTCCTTAGTTTTGCTTggccatatatttttatcattaggcAATAGTAGAGAAAGTATGAATATGGTCACACCTGCTATGCAATTAGCTAGTAAAATTCCTGATGTCCACGTACAGCTATGGGCTTCAGCTATTCTTAAag ATTTATATAGAATGTGCAATGATCCAGTTAGAGAAAATGAAGCACTGCAGATGCATTCAAACTTTTCACAAACATTACTTAAAGACCATTTTCAATCATCCGAAATGCCTGAACACGCCCTTATATCATGGACAGATGGACAATTTCCAATTCAATTGAAACCATTTGTATCACCACCTCAACATCATCATCATCTTCatttacaacaacaacaacaactacaTATGCAACAACAAATGCATCTTCAACAGCAAAGTTTACATATGCAACAACAACACATGCAAATGCAATCTAAACAGCAAAATCCTGCAGCTCTTGGACTCCCTTCTTAG